The following coding sequences are from one Gopherus flavomarginatus isolate rGopFla2 chromosome 23, rGopFla2.mat.asm, whole genome shotgun sequence window:
- the EPO gene encoding erythropoietin, which yields MGRSGLCALLLLLLGLAALTRPSPLHPICDTRVMEKFIKEARDTENAVEGCTNSCNLSEVLTVPDTKVNFNEWKKMDRQTQAAEVWGGQALLSAAVLRARALVPDPSLNQQLGRTYSNLRSITQILRSHDAQVEPALPPAPPPTLSVRTLAKLLSVHSNFLRGRVKLFLTDACRPDTR from the exons GGCTCTGTGCTTTGCTGTTGTTACTGCTGGGACTCGCTGCATTAACTCgcccctccccgctgcacccCATCTGTGACACCCGAGTCATGGAGAAATTCATCAAGGAGGCCAGGGACACTGAGAACGCTGTG GAAGGTTGTACAAATTCTTGCAACTTATCAGAAGTTCTCACGGTGCCCGACACAAAGGTTAATTTTAACGAGTGGAAGAAAATGGAT aggCAGACGCAGGCGgcggaggtgtggggggggcaggcccTCCTCTCAGCCGCGGTGCTCCGGGCCCGGGCCCTGGTCCCCGACCCCTCCCTGAACCAGCAGCTCGGGCGCACGTACAGCAACCTGCGCAGCATCACCCAGATCCTGCGCAGCCACGATGCCCAG gtggagccggccctgccccctgccccgccccccaccctcagcGTCCGGACACTGGCCAAACTCCTCAGCGTCCACTCCaatttcctgcgggggcgggtcaAGCTGTTCCTGACGGACGCCTGCAGGCCTGACACCAGGTGA